Proteins from one Candidatus Zixiibacteriota bacterium genomic window:
- a CDS encoding thioredoxin fold domain-containing protein — MKSKLPAILSVLLLFTAATFLMAAPKPAKSDKLPKRQIDKTKITWLPYDVGYSYAKAEKKHLFIDFTAVWCGWCKKMDKETFQDTAVIRAVNENFIPVKVWGDTDSLLEFDGYKITQKDLAHTEFGVDGYPAFWFQSHEGRKVGPLPGYRDSATMLKVFDYVKEYKYDTTRTGNNAEKSEIKK; from the coding sequence ATGAAATCAAAACTACCAGCTATTCTCTCCGTCTTACTACTTTTCACCGCGGCCACTTTCCTTATGGCAGCCCCAAAACCTGCCAAATCCGATAAACTTCCGAAACGACAAATCGATAAAACTAAAATTACTTGGCTTCCCTACGATGTCGGCTATTCGTATGCCAAGGCCGAAAAGAAACATCTCTTTATTGACTTTACTGCCGTCTGGTGCGGCTGGTGTAAAAAGATGGACAAGGAAACATTCCAAGATACCGCAGTCATACGAGCGGTAAATGAAAATTTTATCCCAGTTAAAGTCTGGGGAGATACCGATAGTCTGTTGGAATTCGACGGATATAAAATCACGCAGAAAGATTTAGCTCATACTGAATTTGGGGTTGATGGTTACCCGGCATTTTGGTTTCAATCCCATGAGGGGAGAAAAGTCGGTCCTCTGCCTGGATATAGGGATAGCGCCACCATGCTCAAAGTCTTTGATTACGTCAAAGAGTACAAATACGACACGACCCGCACGGGAAACAACGCCGAAAAGAGCGAAATAAAGAAATAG
- a CDS encoding TlpA disulfide reductase family protein has product MLKQITHILSISLLVALLLACSKDDSASQTGDDSSSVTDNQPANIGQSVPQDTAGSLPKVASTDSGAQGIVPSDGKITESPKEIMLDPSAVSFAAYDSDGNLRNSSEWIGKKAVVINFWGTWCPPCRAEIPALVQLYDEYKDQGVEIVSIALNDTPEKVNGYAAKADMRWIQLMGDESVVSKFGSITAVPTTIFLSPSGKEIQRFVGSRDHGTFKSAFELVSKS; this is encoded by the coding sequence ATGTTGAAACAGATCACACATATCCTATCAATTTCTCTACTTGTTGCGCTATTGTTAGCATGCAGTAAAGACGACAGCGCTTCGCAGACCGGCGACGACTCCTCTTCCGTTACTGATAATCAGCCGGCCAATATCGGCCAGTCCGTCCCACAGGATACCGCAGGGTCGCTTCCCAAAGTTGCATCGACCGATTCGGGGGCCCAAGGGATCGTTCCAAGCGACGGCAAAATTACCGAAAGCCCAAAAGAAATTATGCTTGATCCGAGCGCGGTATCGTTTGCGGCTTATGACAGCGATGGAAACTTGCGGAATTCAAGCGAATGGATTGGCAAGAAGGCCGTGGTAATTAACTTTTGGGGGACATGGTGCCCTCCTTGCCGCGCCGAAATCCCCGCGCTGGTGCAACTCTATGATGAATATAAAGACCAAGGCGTCGAGATTGTATCTATTGCCTTAAATGATACGCCTGAAAAAGTAAATGGCTACGCGGCCAAAGCCGATATGCGATGGATACAACTTATGGGAGATGAGAGTGTTGTCTCTAAATTCGGAAGCATCACAGCCGTCCCGACAACAATCTTTCTTTCTCCGTCGGGAAAAGAGATTCAGCGATTTGTCGGCTCGCGCGACCATGGGACATTCAAGAGCGCATTTGAGTTGGTTTCAAAGTCTTAG